A portion of the Pseudomonas protegens CHA0 genome contains these proteins:
- the rplD gene encoding 50S ribosomal protein L4 yields the protein MQLNVNDAQAIEVSELTFGGEFNETLVHQAVVAYMAGGRQGSKQQKTRSDVSGGGKRPWRQKGTGRARAGTIRSPIWRGGGTTFAARPQDHSQKLNKKMYRAAMRSILAELVRTDRLVVVQDFAVETPKTKDLLGKLNNMSLTDVLIVSDAVDQNLYLAARNLPHVDVRDVQGSDPVSLIAYDKVLITVSAVKKFEELLG from the coding sequence ATGCAATTAAATGTAAATGACGCTCAAGCGATCGAAGTTTCCGAACTGACATTTGGCGGCGAATTCAACGAGACGCTGGTTCACCAAGCAGTCGTGGCCTACATGGCCGGCGGCCGTCAAGGTAGCAAGCAGCAAAAGACCCGTTCCGACGTTTCCGGTGGCGGCAAGCGCCCATGGCGTCAGAAAGGTACTGGCCGTGCTCGTGCCGGTACTATCCGTAGCCCAATCTGGCGTGGCGGCGGTACCACTTTCGCAGCTCGTCCTCAGGATCACTCCCAGAAGCTGAACAAGAAGATGTATCGCGCAGCAATGCGTTCCATCCTTGCTGAGCTGGTGCGTACTGATCGTCTGGTCGTGGTTCAGGATTTCGCTGTTGAAACTCCGAAAACCAAAGATCTGCTGGGCAAGCTGAACAACATGAGCCTGACCGACGTTCTGATCGTGTCGGACGCTGTTGATCAGAACCTGTACCTGGCTGCTCGTAACCTGCCACACGTTGATGTTCGTGACGTGCAAGGTTCCGATCCAGTTAGTCTGATCGCATACGACAAAGTGTTGATCACTGTGTCGGCCGTGAAGAAATTCGAGGAGCTGCTGGGATGA
- the rpsL gene encoding 30S ribosomal protein S12 — protein sequence MATINQLVRQPRKRIVEKSDVPALQNCPQRRGVCTRVYTTTPKKPNSALRKVCRVRLTNGFEVSSYIGGEGHNLQEHSVVLIRGGRVKDLPGVRYHTVRGSLDTSGVKGRNQGRSKYGTKRPK from the coding sequence ATGGCAACTATCAACCAGCTGGTACGTCAGCCGCGTAAGCGTATCGTCGAGAAATCCGACGTGCCTGCGCTGCAGAACTGCCCGCAACGTCGTGGCGTGTGCACTCGCGTGTATACCACTACGCCGAAAAAACCTAACTCGGCACTGCGTAAAGTGTGCCGTGTGCGTCTGACCAACGGTTTCGAGGTTTCCTCGTACATCGGCGGTGAAGGCCACAACCTGCAAGAGCACAGCGTCGTACTGATTCGCGGCGGCCGTGTAAAAGACTTGCCAGGTGTTCGTTACCACACCGTTCGCGGCTCCCTGGATACTTCCGGCGTTAAAGGTCGTAACCAAGGTCGTTCGAAGTACGGTACCAAGCGTCCGAAGTAA
- the rplB gene encoding 50S ribosomal protein L2, whose product MAIVKCKPTSPGRRFVVKVVNQELHKGAPHAPLLEKKSKSGGRNNNGRITTRHVGGGHKQHYRLVDFRRNDKDGIAATVERIEYDPNRTAHIALLLYADGERRYIIAPKGVSAGDQLIAGALAPIKPGNALQLRNIPVGSTVHGIELKPGKGAQIARSAGASAQLVAREGVYVTLRLRSGEMRKVLAECRATLGEVSNSEHSLRSLGKAGAKRWRGVRPTVRGVAMNPVDHPHGGGEGRTSGGRHPVSPWGFPTKGAKTRGNKRTDKMIVRRRK is encoded by the coding sequence ATGGCAATCGTTAAATGCAAACCGACTTCCCCTGGCCGCCGTTTTGTGGTCAAGGTGGTCAACCAGGAGCTGCATAAAGGCGCTCCTCACGCACCGCTGCTCGAGAAGAAATCGAAGTCTGGTGGTCGTAACAACAATGGCCGCATTACCACTCGTCACGTTGGTGGTGGTCATAAGCAGCATTACCGTCTGGTCGACTTCCGTCGCAACGACAAAGATGGCATCGCTGCCACTGTCGAGCGTATTGAATACGATCCAAACCGTACTGCTCACATCGCTCTGCTGCTGTACGCAGATGGCGAGCGTCGCTACATCATCGCCCCTAAAGGCGTGAGCGCTGGCGACCAGCTGATCGCAGGTGCTCTGGCACCGATCAAGCCGGGCAACGCTCTGCAACTGCGCAACATTCCAGTTGGTAGCACCGTACACGGCATCGAACTGAAGCCAGGTAAAGGCGCGCAAATCGCTCGTTCGGCTGGTGCTTCGGCTCAGCTGGTCGCTCGTGAAGGTGTCTACGTGACCCTGCGTCTGCGTTCTGGTGAGATGCGTAAAGTGCTGGCTGAATGCCGCGCGACCCTGGGCGAAGTCTCGAACTCCGAGCACAGCCTGCGTTCGCTGGGTAAAGCTGGTGCCAAACGCTGGCGTGGCGTTCGCCCAACCGTTCGTGGTGTTGCCATGAACCCGGTTGACCACCCACATGGTGGTGGTGAAGGTCGTACCTCTGGTGGTCGTCATCCGGTATCGCCATGGGGCTTCCCGACTAAGGGCGCGAAGACTCGTGGTAATAAGCGTACCGACAAAATGATCGTCCGTCGTCGCAAGTAA
- the rplV gene encoding 50S ribosomal protein L22, giving the protein MEVAAKLSGARISAQKARLVADQIRGKKVGEALNLLAFSSKKAAEIMKKVLESAVANAEHNEGADVDDLKVSTVFVNEGRSLKRIMPRAKGRADRIVKRSCHITVKVADK; this is encoded by the coding sequence ATGGAAGTAGCCGCTAAGTTGTCGGGCGCTCGAATCTCCGCCCAGAAAGCCCGCTTGGTCGCCGACCAGATCCGCGGGAAGAAGGTGGGCGAAGCGCTCAACCTGTTGGCTTTCAGCAGTAAGAAAGCCGCCGAGATCATGAAGAAAGTGCTGGAGTCGGCCGTAGCCAACGCCGAGCATAACGAAGGCGCAGACGTTGATGACCTGAAGGTCTCCACCGTTTTCGTCAACGAAGGGCGTTCGCTGAAGCGCATCATGCCACGTGCCAAAGGCCGTGCTGATCGCATCGTCAAGCGGTCTTGCCATATCACTGTCAAGGTTGCTGACAAGTAA
- the rplC gene encoding 50S ribosomal protein L3: MTIGVVGRKCGMTRIFTEEGVSIPVTVIEIEPNRVTQFKTEETDGYRAVQVTVGERRASRVTAAQAGHFAKANVAAGRGVWEFRLEEGEYQAGDLINAEIFAAGQLVDVTGQSKGKGFAGTIKRWNFRGQDNTHGNSVSHRVPGSIGQCQTPGRVFKGKKMSGHMGAERVTVQSLEVVRVDAERNLLLVKGAVPGATGGNLVVRPAAKARG, encoded by the coding sequence ATGACTATTGGTGTAGTCGGTCGTAAATGCGGTATGACCCGTATTTTCACCGAAGAAGGTGTCTCCATTCCGGTCACGGTCATTGAGATCGAGCCGAATCGCGTCACCCAGTTCAAAACTGAAGAAACCGATGGCTATCGTGCAGTGCAGGTCACTGTAGGTGAGCGTCGTGCTTCGCGCGTGACTGCTGCTCAAGCAGGTCACTTCGCTAAAGCGAACGTTGCTGCCGGTCGTGGCGTTTGGGAATTCCGTCTTGAAGAAGGCGAGTACCAAGCTGGCGATCTGATCAATGCAGAAATCTTCGCTGCTGGCCAACTGGTAGACGTTACCGGTCAGTCGAAAGGTAAAGGCTTCGCCGGTACCATCAAGCGTTGGAATTTCCGCGGTCAAGATAACACCCACGGTAACTCCGTTTCCCACCGCGTCCCGGGCTCTATTGGCCAGTGCCAGACTCCTGGTCGTGTATTCAAGGGCAAAAAAATGTCCGGTCATATGGGCGCTGAGCGCGTGACCGTGCAGTCCCTGGAAGTAGTGCGCGTCGACGCTGAACGCAATCTGTTGTTGGTCAAGGGTGCTGTTCCTGGCGCTACTGGCGGCAACCTGGTTGTACGTCCGGCGGCCAAGGCTCGCGGTTAA
- the rpsG gene encoding 30S ribosomal protein S7 has translation MPRRRVAAKREILDDPKYGSQILAKFMNHVMESGKKAVAERIVYGALEKVKERKNSDPLEIFEKALDAIAPLVEVKSRRVGGATYQVPVEVRPSRRNALAMRWLVDFARKRGEKSMALRLAGELLDAAEGKGAAVKKREDVHRMAEANKAFSHYRF, from the coding sequence ATGCCAAGACGTCGCGTAGCAGCCAAACGTGAGATTCTGGACGATCCGAAATACGGAAGCCAGATCCTCGCCAAGTTCATGAACCACGTAATGGAAAGCGGCAAGAAAGCCGTTGCCGAGCGTATCGTTTATGGCGCGCTGGAAAAAGTTAAAGAGCGCAAGAACAGCGATCCCCTGGAAATCTTCGAGAAAGCTCTCGACGCCATCGCTCCGCTGGTCGAAGTGAAGTCGCGCCGTGTAGGCGGTGCTACTTACCAGGTTCCGGTCGAAGTTCGTCCGTCCCGTCGTAACGCTCTGGCAATGCGCTGGTTGGTAGACTTCGCCCGCAAGCGCGGCGAGAAGTCTATGGCTCTGCGTTTGGCTGGCGAACTGCTGGACGCTGCCGAAGGCAAAGGTGCTGCAGTTAAGAAGCGTGAAGACGTTCACCGTATGGCTGAAGCCAACAAGGCTTTCTCGCACTACCGCTTCTAA
- the tuf gene encoding elongation factor Tu, translated as MAKEKFERNKPHVNVGTIGHVDHGKTTLTAALTRVCSEVFGSARVDFDKIDSAPEEKARGITINTAHVEYDSNIRHYAHVDCPGHADYVKNMITGAAQMDGAILVCSAADGPMPQTREHILLSRQVGVPYIVVFLNKADMVDDAELLELVEMEVRDLLSTYDFPGDDTPIIIGSALMALNGQDDNEMGTTAVKRLVETLDTYIPEPERAIDKPFLMPIEDVFSISGRGTVVTGRVERGIVRIQEEVEIVGLRDTQKTTCTGVEMFRKLLDEGRAGENCGVLLRGTKRDDVERGQVLVKPGTVKPHTKFTAEVYVLSKEEGGRHTPFFKGYRPQFYFRTTDVTGNCELPEGVEMVMPGDNIQMTVTLIKTIAMEDGLRFAIREGGRTVGAGVVAKVIE; from the coding sequence GTGGCTAAAGAAAAATTTGAACGTAACAAACCGCACGTCAACGTTGGCACTATCGGTCACGTTGACCACGGTAAAACCACTCTGACCGCTGCTCTGACTCGCGTTTGCTCCGAAGTTTTCGGTTCGGCTCGTGTTGACTTCGACAAGATCGACAGCGCCCCAGAAGAAAAAGCTCGTGGTATCACCATCAACACTGCGCACGTAGAGTACGACTCGAACATTCGTCACTACGCGCACGTTGACTGCCCAGGTCACGCCGACTACGTCAAAAACATGATCACTGGTGCTGCCCAGATGGACGGCGCGATCCTGGTTTGCTCGGCTGCCGATGGTCCGATGCCACAAACTCGTGAGCACATCCTGCTGTCCCGTCAGGTAGGCGTTCCGTACATCGTTGTCTTCCTGAACAAGGCTGACATGGTTGACGACGCTGAGCTGCTGGAACTGGTTGAGATGGAAGTGCGCGATCTGCTGAGCACTTACGACTTCCCAGGTGACGACACTCCGATCATCATCGGTTCGGCTCTGATGGCTCTGAACGGCCAAGACGACAACGAAATGGGTACCACCGCTGTTAAGCGTCTGGTAGAAACTCTGGATACCTACATCCCAGAGCCAGAGCGTGCAATCGACAAGCCGTTCCTGATGCCAATCGAAGACGTATTCTCGATCTCCGGTCGTGGCACCGTGGTAACTGGCCGTGTTGAGCGTGGTATCGTTCGCATCCAGGAAGAAGTTGAGATCGTTGGTCTGCGCGACACTCAGAAAACTACCTGCACCGGCGTTGAAATGTTCCGCAAGCTGCTCGACGAAGGTCGTGCTGGCGAGAACTGCGGCGTTCTGCTGCGTGGTACCAAGCGTGACGACGTTGAGCGTGGCCAGGTTCTGGTTAAGCCAGGCACCGTTAAGCCGCACACCAAGTTCACCGCTGAAGTTTACGTTCTGAGCAAGGAAGAAGGCGGCCGTCATACTCCGTTCTTCAAAGGCTACCGTCCACAGTTCTACTTCCGTACTACTGACGTGACTGGTAACTGCGAGCTGCCAGAAGGCGTTGAAATGGTAATGCCAGGTGACAACATCCAGATGACTGTCACTCTGATCAAAACCATTGCGATGGAAGATGGTCTGCGTTTCGCTATCCGTGAAGGCGGTCGTACCGTCGGCGCTGGCGTCGTAGCCAAAGTCATCGAGTAA
- the fusA gene encoding elongation factor G has product MARTTAINRYRNIGICAHVDAGKTTTTERILFYTGLSHKMGEVHDGAATTDWMVQEQERGITITSAAVTTFWKGSRGQYDNYRVNVIDTPGHVDFTIEVERSLRVLDGAVVVFCGTSGVEPQSETVWRQANKYGVPRVVYVNKMDRAGANFLRVVGQIKNRLGHTPVPVQLAIGAEDNFEGQVDLIKMKAIYWNDDDKGTTYREEEIPADMLDLANEWRSNMVEAAAEANEELMNKYLEEGDLTVEEIKAGLRARTLASEIVPAVCGSSFKNKGVPLVLDAVIDFLPAPTEIPAIKGIHPDLIEKPKDELVEADYDERHADDAEPFSALAFKIATDPFVGTLTFVRVYSGFLSSGDSVINSVKGKKERVGRMVQMHANQREEIKEVRAGDIAALIGMKDVTTGDTLCDLDKQIILERMDFPEPVISVAVEPKTKQDQEKMGIALGKLAQEDPSFRVKTDEETGQTIISGMGELHLDILVDRMKREFNVEANIGKPQVSYREKISKSNVEIEGKFVRQSGGRGQFGHCWIRFSEPDVDANGNITEGLVFTNEVVGGVVPKEYIPAIQKGIEEQMKNGVVAGYPLIGLKATVFDGSYHDVDSNEMAFKVAASMATKQLAQKGGGVVLEPIMKVEVVTPEDYMGDVMGDLNRRRGLIQGMDDSVSGKVIRAEVPLGEMFGYATDVRSMSQGRASYSMEFSKYAEAPSNIVEALVKKQG; this is encoded by the coding sequence ATGGCTCGTACTACAGCAATCAACCGCTACCGTAACATCGGTATCTGTGCCCACGTTGACGCGGGCAAGACTACCACTACCGAGCGGATCCTGTTCTACACAGGTCTCAGCCACAAGATGGGTGAGGTGCATGACGGCGCTGCGACCACCGACTGGATGGTGCAGGAGCAGGAGCGGGGTATCACCATTACCTCCGCTGCTGTAACTACCTTCTGGAAAGGTTCGCGCGGCCAATACGATAACTATCGTGTAAACGTTATCGATACCCCTGGCCACGTTGACTTCACCATTGAAGTAGAGCGCTCTCTGCGTGTACTCGACGGCGCGGTCGTTGTGTTCTGCGGTACTTCCGGTGTTGAGCCTCAGTCTGAAACCGTATGGCGTCAAGCCAACAAGTACGGTGTTCCACGTGTTGTTTACGTGAACAAGATGGACCGTGCTGGTGCCAACTTCCTGCGCGTTGTTGGCCAGATCAAGAACCGCCTGGGTCATACCCCGGTTCCGGTCCAGCTGGCTATCGGTGCTGAAGATAACTTCGAAGGTCAGGTTGATCTGATCAAGATGAAGGCTATCTACTGGAACGACGACGACAAGGGTACTACCTATCGCGAGGAAGAAATTCCTGCCGATATGCTGGACCTGGCTAACGAGTGGCGCTCCAACATGGTTGAAGCTGCTGCTGAAGCCAACGAAGAGCTGATGAACAAGTACCTTGAAGAAGGTGACCTGACTGTCGAAGAGATCAAGGCCGGTCTGCGTGCGCGCACCCTGGCTAGCGAGATCGTTCCGGCTGTCTGCGGTTCGTCGTTCAAGAACAAGGGCGTTCCCCTGGTTCTCGATGCCGTTATCGACTTCCTGCCTGCTCCTACCGAGATCCCGGCGATCAAGGGTATCCATCCGGATCTCATCGAGAAGCCGAAGGATGAGCTGGTAGAGGCTGACTACGACGAGCGTCATGCTGACGATGCTGAACCGTTCTCGGCTCTGGCATTCAAGATTGCTACCGACCCGTTCGTTGGTACTCTGACTTTCGTGCGCGTTTACTCGGGCTTCCTGAGCTCGGGCGACTCCGTGATCAACTCGGTCAAGGGCAAGAAAGAGCGCGTTGGTCGTATGGTGCAGATGCACGCCAACCAGCGTGAAGAGATCAAAGAAGTACGTGCAGGCGACATCGCTGCTCTGATCGGCATGAAGGACGTCACCACTGGTGACACTCTGTGCGATCTCGACAAGCAGATCATTCTTGAGCGTATGGACTTCCCTGAGCCTGTAATTTCGGTAGCGGTAGAGCCGAAAACCAAGCAGGACCAGGAAAAGATGGGTATTGCACTGGGCAAGCTGGCTCAGGAAGACCCGTCGTTCCGCGTCAAGACCGACGAAGAGACTGGTCAGACCATCATCTCCGGTATGGGTGAGCTGCACCTGGACATCCTCGTTGACCGCATGAAGCGCGAGTTCAACGTCGAAGCCAACATCGGCAAGCCGCAGGTTTCGTACCGCGAGAAGATCAGCAAGAGCAACGTTGAGATCGAAGGCAAGTTCGTTCGTCAGTCCGGCGGTCGCGGTCAGTTCGGTCACTGCTGGATCCGTTTCTCGGAGCCAGACGTCGATGCGAACGGCAACATCACCGAAGGTCTGGTCTTCACCAACGAGGTTGTTGGTGGTGTGGTTCCTAAGGAATACATCCCGGCTATCCAGAAGGGTATCGAAGAGCAGATGAAGAACGGCGTCGTTGCCGGTTATCCGCTGATCGGCCTGAAGGCTACCGTGTTTGATGGTTCCTACCACGACGTCGACTCCAACGAGATGGCGTTCAAGGTGGCAGCCTCCATGGCGACCAAGCAGCTGGCCCAGAAGGGTGGCGGCGTTGTGCTCGAGCCGATCATGAAGGTTGAAGTTGTAACCCCAGAGGACTACATGGGTGACGTGATGGGTGACCTGAACCGTCGTCGTGGTCTGATTCAGGGTATGGATGACTCGGTGTCCGGCAAGGTTATCCGTGCTGAAGTGCCACTGGGTGAAATGTTCGGTTATGCAACTGACGTTCGTTCCATGTCTCAGGGTCGCGCGAGCTACTCCATGGAATTCTCCAAATACGCCGAAGCTCCGTCGAACATCGTCGAAGCTCTCGTTAAAAAACAAGGCTGA
- the rplP gene encoding 50S ribosomal protein L16, which produces MLQPKRTKFRKQMTGHNRGLALRGSKVSFGEFALKSVARGRLTARQIESARRALTRHVKRGGKIWIRVFPDKPISKKPLEVRMGKGKGNVEYWVAQIQPGKVLYEIEGVSEELAREAFALAAAKLPLATSFVKRTVM; this is translated from the coding sequence ATGTTGCAACCAAAGCGTACGAAGTTCCGCAAGCAAATGACCGGCCACAACCGTGGTCTGGCATTGCGCGGTAGCAAAGTCAGCTTCGGCGAGTTCGCGCTGAAGTCTGTTGCTCGTGGTCGTCTCACCGCTCGTCAGATCGAGTCAGCGCGTCGTGCTCTGACCCGTCACGTAAAACGTGGTGGCAAGATCTGGATCCGTGTATTCCCGGACAAGCCTATTTCCAAAAAGCCTCTCGAAGTTCGGATGGGTAAAGGTAAGGGTAACGTCGAATACTGGGTAGCCCAGATTCAGCCAGGCAAAGTCCTGTATGAAATCGAGGGTGTTTCTGAAGAGCTGGCGCGTGAGGCTTTCGCCCTGGCTGCTGCAAAGCTGCCGCTCGCCACCTCCTTTGTTAAACGGACGGTGATGTGA
- the rpsS gene encoding 30S ribosomal protein S19 — MPRSLKKGPFIDLHLLKKIEVAAEKNDRKPVKTWSRRSMILPQMVGLTIAVHNGRQHVPVLVNEDMVGHKLGEFAGTRTYRGHVADKKAKR; from the coding sequence GTGCCACGTTCTCTGAAAAAAGGTCCTTTTATTGATCTTCACCTACTGAAGAAGATCGAAGTGGCGGCGGAAAAGAACGATCGCAAACCAGTTAAGACCTGGTCGCGCCGTTCCATGATCCTGCCACAAATGGTCGGTCTGACCATTGCTGTGCATAACGGTCGTCAGCATGTTCCAGTTCTCGTGAACGAAGACATGGTCGGCCACAAACTGGGCGAGTTCGCCGGTACCCGTACATATCGCGGGCACGTGGCTGACAAGAAAGCCAAGCGTTAA
- the rpsJ gene encoding 30S ribosomal protein S10 has translation MQNQQIRIRLKAFDHRLIDQSTQEIVETAKRTGAQVRGPIPLPTRKERFTVLVSPHVNKDARDQYEIRTHKRVLDIVQPTDKTVDALMKLDLAAGVEVQISLG, from the coding sequence ATGCAAAATCAGCAAATCCGTATCAGGTTGAAGGCTTTCGACCATCGCCTGATCGACCAATCCACCCAGGAAATCGTGGAAACCGCGAAACGTACTGGTGCTCAAGTGCGTGGTCCAATTCCACTGCCTACCCGTAAAGAGCGGTTCACCGTTCTGGTCTCCCCGCACGTCAACAAAGACGCGCGTGACCAGTACGAGATCCGTACTCATAAGCGCGTACTGGACATCGTCCAGCCAACGGATAAAACCGTTGATGCTCTTATGAAGCTTGATCTTGCGGCAGGTGTGGAAGTGCAGATCAGCCTCGGCTAA
- the rpsC gene encoding 30S ribosomal protein S3 — protein sequence MGQKVHPIGIRLGIVKEHTSVWYADGRTYADYLLADLNVREYLQDKLKSASVSRIDIHRPAQTARITIHTARPGIVIGKKGEDVEKLRQDLTKQMGVPVHINIEEIRKPELDGMLVAQSVAQQLERRVMFRRAMKRAVQNAMRIGAKGIKIQVSGRLGGAEIARTEWYREGRVPLHTLRADIDYATYEAHTTYGVIGVKVWIFKGEVIGGRQEELKPQAPAPRKKAAK from the coding sequence ATGGGTCAGAAAGTACATCCCATTGGCATTCGCCTGGGAATCGTCAAGGAGCACACCTCCGTCTGGTACGCAGACGGTCGGACTTATGCGGACTATTTGCTCGCAGATCTGAATGTGCGTGAGTATCTCCAAGACAAACTAAAAAGCGCGTCCGTAAGCCGTATCGATATCCATCGTCCGGCTCAAACTGCACGCATCACCATCCACACCGCTCGTCCCGGCATCGTGATCGGCAAGAAAGGTGAAGATGTTGAGAAGCTGCGTCAGGACCTGACCAAGCAAATGGGTGTGCCTGTGCACATCAATATCGAAGAGATCCGCAAGCCGGAGCTCGACGGTATGCTGGTTGCGCAGAGCGTAGCTCAGCAGCTGGAGCGTCGCGTAATGTTCCGTCGTGCTATGAAGCGCGCCGTACAGAACGCCATGCGCATTGGTGCCAAAGGCATCAAAATCCAAGTGAGCGGTCGTCTCGGCGGTGCTGAAATCGCACGTACTGAATGGTATCGCGAAGGTCGTGTGCCACTGCACACCCTGCGTGCCGATATCGACTATGCCACCTACGAAGCTCACACCACTTACGGTGTGATCGGTGTGAAGGTTTGGATCTTCAAAGGCGAAGTAATTGGTGGTCGCCAAGAAGAGCTGAAGCCGCAAGCACCTGCGCCTCGTAAAAAAGCTGCTAAGTAA
- the rplW gene encoding 50S ribosomal protein L23 has product MNQERVFKVLLGPHVSEKATVLADKKGQFVFKVATDATKLEIKKAVESLFSVKVERVTTLNVLGKSKRTARGLGKRNDWKKAVISLQPGQDLDFSSSAE; this is encoded by the coding sequence ATGAACCAGGAACGCGTATTTAAAGTTCTGCTTGGCCCGCACGTTTCCGAGAAGGCTACGGTTCTGGCAGACAAGAAAGGCCAGTTCGTTTTCAAGGTTGCTACTGACGCAACCAAGCTGGAAATCAAGAAGGCCGTCGAAAGCCTGTTCAGCGTGAAAGTGGAACGCGTTACTACCCTGAACGTTCTGGGTAAGAGCAAGCGTACCGCTCGCGGTCTGGGCAAGCGTAATGACTGGAAGAAGGCAGTTATCTCCCTTCAGCCAGGCCAAGATCTCGATTTCAGCAGCAGTGCTGAGTAA